In Ancalomicrobiaceae bacterium S20, the following proteins share a genomic window:
- the rpsN gene encoding 30S ribosomal protein S14, producing the protein MAKKSSIEKNNRRRAMTARDLKKRADLKAAIMNRETSPEERIQAVMKLAELPRNGAKVRIRNRCEVTGRPRAYYRKLKMSRVALRELGNLGMIPGLVKSSW; encoded by the coding sequence ATGGCCAAGAAGAGCTCGATCGAGAAGAACAATCGCCGCCGCGCGATGACCGCTCGCGACCTGAAGAAGCGCGCGGATCTCAAGGCTGCGATCATGAACCGCGAGACCTCCCCGGAGGAGCGCATCCAGGCGGTGATGAAGCTCGCTGAGCTTCCGCGCAACGGTGCCAAGGTTCGCATCCGCAATCGTTGCGAGGTGACGGGCCGTCCGCGTGCGTACTACCGGAAGCTGAAGATGTCTCGTGTCGCTCTGCGCGAGCTCGGGAACCTCGGGATGATCCCGGGCCTGGTCAAGTCGAGCTGGTGA
- the rpsH gene encoding 30S ribosomal protein S8, translating into MTMTDPLGDMLTRIRNAQMRRKSKVNTPASKLRANVLDVLKSEGYIRGYAAVEFDAGKSEFEIELKYYDGEPVIKEIHRVSKPGRRVYTSVGNIPRVANGLGVTILSTPKGVMADHTARDENVGGEVLCRVF; encoded by the coding sequence ATGACGATGACCGATCCGCTGGGTGATATGCTCACCCGCATCCGCAACGCGCAGATGCGTCGCAAGTCGAAGGTCAACACCCCGGCTTCGAAGCTCCGCGCGAACGTCCTCGACGTGCTCAAGTCCGAAGGCTACATCCGTGGCTATGCGGCGGTCGAGTTCGACGCGGGCAAGTCCGAGTTCGAGATCGAGCTCAAGTATTACGACGGCGAGCCGGTGATCAAGGAGATCCATCGCGTCTCCAAGCCGGGCCGCCGCGTCTATACCTCGGTCGGCAACATTCCGCGCGTGGCGAACGGCCTCGGCGTGACCATCCTGTCGACGCCGAAGGGCGTCATGGCCGATCACACGGCCCGGGATGAGAACGTCGGTGGCGAAGTTCTCTGCCGCGTGTTCTGA
- the rplF gene encoding 50S ribosomal protein L6: protein MSRIGKKAVPVPAGVTAEVAGQTVKVKGPKGALSFDVHELIAVEKTAEGGISVTPRDESKQARSLWGMSRTMISNLVTGVSKGFEKKLEINGVGYKAALNGKTLTLSLGYSHDVLFPVPEGITIQVAGQKQDQIIVSGIEKQRVGQVAAEIREWRGPEPYKGKGVKYADEKIFRKEGKKK from the coding sequence ATGTCGCGCATCGGAAAGAAGGCCGTTCCGGTTCCGGCCGGCGTCACCGCCGAGGTGGCCGGCCAGACCGTCAAGGTCAAGGGTCCGAAGGGGGCTCTCTCCTTCGACGTCCACGAGCTCATCGCGGTCGAGAAGACCGCGGAGGGCGGCATCTCCGTCACGCCGCGTGACGAGTCCAAGCAGGCTCGTTCGCTGTGGGGCATGTCGCGTACGATGATCTCCAACCTTGTGACCGGCGTGTCGAAGGGCTTCGAAAAGAAGCTCGAGATCAACGGCGTCGGCTACAAGGCGGCGCTCAACGGCAAGACGCTCACGCTGTCGCTCGGCTACAGCCACGACGTGCTGTTCCCGGTTCCGGAAGGCATCACCATCCAGGTGGCCGGCCAGAAGCAGGACCAGATCATCGTGTCCGGCATCGAGAAGCAGCGCGTCGGCCAGGTGGCGGCGGAGATCCGCGAATGGCGCGGGCCCGAGCCGTACAAGGGCAAGGGCGTGAAGTACGCCGATGAGAAGATCTTCCGCAAGGAAGGCAAGAAGAAGTAA
- the rplR gene encoding 50S ribosomal protein L18, whose translation MAHLTTTERRRAKVRRAVKAAANGRLRLSVHRSSKNIYAQVIDDVAGHTVAAASTLEEALKGSLKTGADVEAAKAVGKLVAERAKAAGVTQVVFDRGQYIYHGRVKALADAAREGGLEF comes from the coding sequence ATGGCTCATTTGACCACTACGGAGCGCCGGCGCGCCAAGGTTCGCCGGGCCGTGAAGGCGGCGGCCAACGGCCGCCTGCGCCTCTCGGTGCACCGCTCTTCGAAGAACATCTACGCGCAGGTGATCGACGACGTCGCCGGCCACACCGTGGCTGCGGCGTCCACCCTCGAGGAAGCCCTCAAGGGATCGCTCAAGACCGGCGCGGACGTCGAGGCTGCGAAGGCCGTCGGCAAGCTCGTCGCCGAGCGTGCCAAGGCGGCTGGCGTGACCCAGGTCGTGTTCGACCGTGGCCAGTACATCTACCACGGCCGGGTCAAGGCGCTGGCTGACGCCGCTCGCGAAGGCGGCCTCGAATTCTGA
- the rpsE gene encoding 30S ribosomal protein S5, translating to MATREREREERDSEFVDRLVHINRVAKVVKGGRRFGFAALVVVGDQKGRVGFGHGKAREVPEAIRKATDAAKRNLIRVPLREGRTLHHDATGHHGAGRVLIRAAPAGTGIIAGGPMRAVFETLGVQDVVAKSLGSSNKYNMVRATFDALKHEDSPRTVAARRGLKVSTLQGRRREEGVDANADA from the coding sequence ATGGCAACGCGTGAGCGCGAGCGCGAAGAGCGCGATAGCGAATTCGTCGATCGGCTGGTGCACATCAACCGCGTCGCGAAGGTGGTGAAGGGTGGCCGTCGCTTCGGCTTCGCGGCGCTCGTCGTCGTCGGCGACCAGAAGGGCCGCGTCGGCTTCGGCCACGGCAAGGCCCGTGAGGTGCCGGAGGCGATCCGCAAGGCGACCGATGCGGCGAAGCGGAACCTGATCCGCGTCCCGCTGCGCGAGGGCCGCACGCTTCATCACGACGCCACGGGCCATCACGGCGCCGGCCGCGTGCTGATCCGTGCCGCTCCGGCCGGTACCGGCATCATCGCCGGTGGCCCGATGCGCGCCGTGTTCGAGACGCTCGGCGTCCAGGACGTGGTCGCCAAGTCGCTCGGCTCGTCGAACAAGTACAACATGGTGCGCGCCACCTTCGATGCCCTGAAGCACGAGGACAGCCCGCGCACGGTCGCCGCGCGTCGTGGCCTCAAGGTCTCGACGCTGCAGGGCCGCCGCCGCGAAGAGGGCGTCGACGCCAACGCCGACGCCTGA
- the rpmD gene encoding 50S ribosomal protein L30 has product MSTNAGAKTITIEQIGSPIRKPDHQHRTLIGLGLNKRHRTSTLVDTPEVRGMIAKVAHLVRVVDGN; this is encoded by the coding sequence ATGTCCACGAACGCCGGGGCGAAGACGATCACGATCGAACAGATCGGCAGCCCGATCCGCAAGCCGGACCATCAGCACCGCACGCTGATCGGTCTCGGCCTCAACAAGCGTCATCGCACGTCGACCCTCGTGGACACCCCCGAGGTTCGCGGCATGATCGCCAAGGTCGCGCATCTCGTCCGCGTGGTGGACGGGAACTGA
- the rplO gene encoding 50S ribosomal protein L15, whose protein sequence is MKLNEISDNVGATHSKKRLGRGIGSGLGKTSGKGVKGQKARSGVAIKGFEGGQMPLHRRLPKRGFNNIFRLDYNEISLAKIQAAVDAGKLDAKAAITAEALKAAGLIRRVKDGVRLLGPGELKSALTFEVAGASKPALEAVEKAGGKVVVPEKKAAEAA, encoded by the coding sequence ATGAAGCTCAACGAAATCAGCGATAACGTCGGCGCGACGCATTCCAAGAAGCGTCTCGGCCGCGGCATCGGCTCCGGCCTCGGCAAGACGTCGGGCAAGGGCGTGAAGGGCCAGAAGGCGCGCTCCGGCGTGGCCATCAAGGGCTTCGAAGGTGGTCAGATGCCGCTGCATCGCCGCCTGCCGAAGCGTGGCTTCAACAACATCTTCCGTCTCGACTACAACGAGATCAGCCTGGCCAAGATTCAGGCGGCGGTCGATGCCGGCAAGCTCGACGCCAAGGCCGCGATCACGGCCGAGGCGCTCAAGGCGGCCGGGCTCATCCGTCGTGTCAAGGACGGCGTGCGCCTCCTCGGCCCGGGCGAGCTCAAGTCGGCGCTGACCTTCGAGGTCGCCGGTGCGTCGAAGCCGGCGCTCGAGGCGGTCGAGAAGGCCGGCGGCAAGGTCGTCGTTCCGGAGAAGAAGGCGGCCGAGGCCGCCTGA
- the secY gene encoding preprotein translocase subunit SecY → MASAAEQLAANLNWGAFAKADELKKRIWFTLGALLVYRLGTYVPLPGINAAALAQAFHNAQTGIIGLFNMFSGGAVGRMAIFALGIMPYISASIIVQLMTTVVPSWENLKKEGESGRKQLNQYTRYLTVILAVFQAYGIAVGLEGSTNVVTNPGVFFRISAVLTLTGGTMFLMWLGEQITSRGIGNGTSLIIFAGIVAGLPHAIAGTLELGRTGAISTGVILLIIIVAVAVIAFVVFMERAQRRLLIQYPKRQVGNQVMQGQSSHLPLKLNTAGVIPPIFASSLLLVPATIANFQSGQGPQWLNTVTALLGHGQPLYIALYAGLIVFFCFFYTAIVFNPTDTADNLKKHGGFIPGIRPGERTAEYIDYVLTRITVVGAIYIVLVCLLPELLISWTGVPFYFGGTSLLIVVSVTMDTVSQIQGHLLAHQYEGLIKRAKLRGGRR, encoded by the coding sequence ATGGCATCTGCAGCCGAACAACTCGCGGCGAACCTGAACTGGGGCGCCTTCGCCAAGGCCGACGAACTCAAGAAGCGTATCTGGTTCACGCTGGGCGCGCTGCTCGTCTATCGGCTCGGCACCTACGTGCCGCTTCCGGGCATCAACGCCGCCGCGCTTGCGCAGGCGTTCCACAACGCCCAGACCGGCATCATCGGCCTCTTCAACATGTTCTCGGGCGGCGCCGTCGGCCGCATGGCGATCTTCGCGCTCGGGATCATGCCCTACATCTCGGCCTCGATCATCGTGCAGCTCATGACGACCGTGGTGCCGTCGTGGGAGAACCTCAAGAAAGAGGGCGAGTCGGGCCGCAAGCAGCTCAACCAGTACACCCGCTACCTGACGGTGATCCTGGCGGTGTTCCAGGCTTACGGCATCGCCGTCGGCCTCGAGGGCTCGACCAACGTCGTCACCAATCCGGGCGTGTTCTTCCGCATCTCGGCGGTGCTGACGCTGACCGGCGGCACGATGTTCCTGATGTGGCTCGGCGAGCAGATCACCTCGCGCGGCATCGGCAACGGCACCTCGCTGATCATCTTCGCGGGCATCGTGGCCGGTCTGCCGCATGCGATCGCCGGCACGCTAGAGCTCGGCCGCACCGGCGCGATCTCGACCGGCGTGATCCTGCTGATCATCATCGTCGCGGTCGCCGTGATCGCCTTCGTGGTGTTCATGGAGCGCGCGCAGCGTCGACTGCTGATCCAGTATCCGAAGCGCCAGGTCGGCAATCAGGTGATGCAGGGGCAGTCGTCGCATCTGCCGCTGAAGCTGAACACGGCCGGCGTGATTCCGCCGATCTTCGCCTCGTCGCTGCTGCTCGTGCCGGCGACGATCGCGAACTTCCAGTCGGGGCAGGGGCCGCAGTGGCTCAACACGGTCACGGCGCTGCTCGGCCACGGCCAGCCGCTCTACATCGCGCTCTACGCGGGCCTGATCGTGTTCTTCTGCTTCTTCTATACGGCGATCGTGTTCAATCCGACCGACACGGCCGACAATCTGAAGAAGCACGGCGGCTTCATTCCGGGCATCCGTCCGGGTGAGCGCACGGCCGAGTACATCGACTACGTACTGACCCGCATCACCGTCGTCGGGGCGATCTACATCGTCCTCGTGTGTCTCTTACCCGAACTGCTCATTTCCTGGACCGGCGTGCCGTTCTATTTCGGTGGCACATCGCTGTTGATCGTGGTCTCCGTGACCATGGACACGGTGTCGCAGATCCAGGGACATCTGCTCGCACATCAATACGAAGGACTGATCAAGCGAGCGAAGCTTCGGGGGGGACGTCGATGA
- a CDS encoding adenylate kinase gives MKLILLGPPGAGKGTQAQRLVEKFGIVQLSTGDMLRAAVKAGTEIGLKAKAVMDAGQLVSDEIVVGIVADRIEAPDCAKGFILDGFPRTVPQAEALTRMLAEKGLKLDAVIELKVDEDALVSRMENRVRETIAAGGQARADDNPEAFRKRLVEYREKTAPLSGYYASTGELKVLDGMQPIDTVTAEIEKILGA, from the coding sequence ATGAAGTTGATTCTGCTCGGGCCGCCGGGTGCCGGCAAGGGAACCCAGGCCCAGCGGCTGGTCGAAAAGTTCGGGATCGTCCAGCTTTCGACCGGTGACATGTTGCGTGCCGCCGTCAAGGCCGGCACCGAGATCGGCCTCAAGGCCAAGGCCGTGATGGATGCCGGCCAGCTCGTGTCGGACGAGATCGTCGTCGGCATCGTGGCGGACCGCATCGAGGCGCCGGACTGCGCCAAGGGCTTCATCCTGGACGGTTTCCCGCGCACCGTGCCGCAGGCCGAGGCACTGACCCGGATGCTGGCGGAGAAGGGCCTGAAGCTCGATGCCGTCATCGAGCTCAAGGTCGACGAGGATGCGCTGGTGTCGCGCATGGAGAATCGCGTTCGCGAAACGATCGCCGCTGGCGGTCAGGCGCGCGCCGACGACAATCCGGAGGCGTTCCGCAAGCGTCTCGTCGAATATCGCGAGAAGACCGCGCCGCTGTCGGGCTACTACGCTTCGACCGGCGAGCTCAAGGTGCTCGACGGCATGCAGCCGATCGACACCGTGACGGCCGAGATCGAGAAGATCCTCGGCGCGTGA
- the rpsM gene encoding 30S ribosomal protein S13, with product MARIAGVNIPTNKRVIIALQYIHGIGAKNAKDITEKVNIAPERRVQDLTDAEVLQIREVIDRDYMVEGDLRREVAMNIKRLMDLGCYRGLRHRRGLPVRGQRTHTNARTRKGPAKPIAGKKK from the coding sequence GTGGCCCGCATTGCAGGCGTGAACATTCCGACGAACAAGCGCGTGATCATCGCGCTTCAGTACATTCACGGGATCGGCGCGAAGAACGCCAAGGACATCACCGAGAAGGTCAACATCGCGCCCGAGCGTCGCGTGCAGGACCTGACGGATGCCGAGGTGCTGCAGATCCGTGAAGTGATCGACCGCGACTACATGGTCGAGGGCGACCTCCGCCGTGAAGTGGCGATGAACATCAAGCGGCTGATGGATCTCGGCTGCTATCGTGGCCTGCGCCACCGTCGCGGCCTGCCGGTCCGCGGTCAGCGCACCCACACCAACGCCCGCACCCGCAAGGGTCCGGCGAAGCCGATTGCCGGCAAGAAGAAGTGA
- the rpsK gene encoding 30S ribosomal protein S11 — MAKEAQRVRRRERKNISSGVAHVNATFNNTMVTITDAQGNTIAWSSAGALGFKGSRKSTPYAAQIAAEDAARKAQEHGMRTVEVEIRGPGLGRESALRALQASGFMVTSIRDVTPIPHNGCRPRKRRRV; from the coding sequence ATGGCCAAGGAAGCCCAGCGCGTTCGCCGCCGCGAGCGCAAGAATATTTCGTCGGGCGTCGCGCACGTCAACGCGACCTTCAACAACACCATGGTGACCATCACCGACGCGCAGGGCAACACGATTGCCTGGTCGTCGGCCGGCGCGCTCGGCTTCAAGGGCTCCCGCAAGTCGACCCCCTACGCCGCGCAGATCGCGGCCGAGGACGCGGCGCGCAAGGCCCAGGAGCATGGCATGCGCACCGTCGAGGTCGAGATCCGCGGTCCGGGTCTCGGTCGTGAGTCGGCGCTGCGCGCCCTCCAGGCGTCGGGCTTCATGGTCACCTCGATCCGCGACGTGACCCCGATCCCGCACAACGGCTGCCGTCCGCGCAAGCGTCGTCGCGTCTGA
- a CDS encoding DNA-directed RNA polymerase subunit alpha, translating into MKGATVTIHKNWQELIRPNRLDVKAGDDAKRVATVVAEPLERGFGQTLGNALRRILLSSLQGAAVTAVQIDGVLHEFSSIPGVREDVTDIVLNIKEIAVKMQGEGPKRMVVRKQGPGVVTAGDIQTVGDVEILNPELVICTLDEGAEIRMEFTVNTGKGYVPADRNRPEDAPIGLIPVDSLYSPCKKVSYRVENTREGQVLDYDKLTLSVETDGSVKPEDAVAYAARILQDQLAIFVNFEEPRKESVEEKVPELAFNPALLKKVDELELSVRSANCLKNDNIVYIGDLIQKTEAEMLRTPNFGRKSLNEIKEVLAQMGLHLGMEVTNWPPENIEELAKRYEDHQL; encoded by the coding sequence GTGAAGGGTGCGACCGTGACCATCCATAAGAATTGGCAAGAGCTGATCCGCCCGAACAGGCTCGACGTCAAGGCCGGCGATGACGCCAAGCGGGTCGCGACCGTCGTCGCCGAGCCGCTCGAGCGCGGCTTCGGCCAGACCCTCGGCAACGCGCTGCGGCGCATCCTGCTGTCGTCGCTGCAGGGCGCGGCCGTGACCGCCGTGCAGATCGACGGCGTGCTGCACGAGTTCTCGTCGATCCCGGGGGTGCGCGAGGATGTCACCGACATCGTCCTCAACATCAAGGAAATCGCCGTCAAGATGCAGGGCGAGGGTCCGAAGCGCATGGTCGTGCGCAAGCAGGGCCCGGGCGTCGTGACCGCCGGCGACATCCAGACCGTCGGCGACGTCGAGATCCTGAACCCCGAGCTCGTGATCTGCACCCTCGACGAGGGCGCCGAGATCCGCATGGAGTTCACGGTCAACACCGGCAAGGGCTATGTCCCGGCCGACCGCAACCGTCCCGAGGACGCGCCGATCGGCCTCATCCCGGTCGACAGCCTCTATTCGCCGTGCAAGAAGGTCTCGTATCGCGTCGAGAACACCCGTGAGGGCCAGGTTCTCGACTACGACAAGCTGACGCTGTCGGTCGAGACGGACGGTTCGGTGAAGCCGGAAGACGCGGTCGCCTATGCGGCGCGCATCCTCCAGGACCAGCTCGCGATCTTCGTGAACTTCGAAGAGCCGCGCAAGGAATCGGTCGAGGAGAAGGTTCCGGAGCTCGCCTTCAACCCGGCGCTGCTCAAGAAGGTCGACGAGCTCGAGCTGTCGGTGCGTTCGGCGAACTGCCTGAAGAACGACAACATCGTCTACATCGGCGACCTGATCCAGAAGACCGAAGCCGAGATGCTCCGCACCCCGAACTTCGGTCGCAAGTCGCTCAACGAGATCAAGGAAGTTCTCGCCCAGATGGGTCTCCATCTCGGCATGGAGGTCACCAACTGGCCGCCGGAGAACATCGAAGAGCTCGCCAAGCGCTACGAGGATCACCAGCTCTGA